A genomic window from Flavobacterium azooxidireducens includes:
- a CDS encoding ABC transporter ATP-binding protein, with translation MDENLRKIIPFAKKFKGHIFWNVTFNVLYALFSTLSFVALFPLMEVLFKMNERVIELPKYTGIMNIGSYGKQYLQYYVTKLSEEEGPQYSLLLTVALVISTFLFKNLFNYLASQHLTKVKNGVLRDLREKMFSKIIALPVSYYSEKRKGDIMARMLGDVNEVQNSFFMILELIVKEPLTILFAIIAMMNISLKLTLFVFVFIPISGFIISKIGKSLKSKSQNAQKENGYLISIVEESLSGLKVVKSYNAESYFKNIFNNSIDKLLKLNNSIGKKNNLASPMSEFMGIVVIAILLWYGGNLVLVEQSLNGALFIVYLGLAYNILTPAKAISKASYAVKNGLAAAERVFEVLEVENIITDKPDAINKTTFEQNISLDNINFKYEDEIVLKNFSLTIPKGKTVALVGQSGSGKSTIANLLTRFYDVKEGTVKIDGINIKNMTLHSLRDLMGLVTQDSILFNDTIKNNILLGKQNATDDEIIEALKIANAYEFVKDLPSGINTNIGDAGGKLSGGQKQRLSIARAVLKNPPIMILDEATSALDTESEKFVQIALENMMQNRTSIVIAHRLSTIQKADLIVVMQKGEIVEQGTHDELLAKNGMYSKLVMMQSFE, from the coding sequence ATGGATGAAAATTTAAGAAAAATAATTCCGTTTGCTAAAAAATTTAAAGGACATATTTTTTGGAATGTGACTTTTAATGTATTGTATGCTTTGTTTAGCACACTTTCATTTGTTGCTTTATTTCCCTTAATGGAAGTATTGTTTAAAATGAATGAACGTGTAATTGAATTACCGAAGTACACTGGAATAATGAATATTGGCTCTTACGGAAAACAATATCTTCAATACTATGTTACCAAATTATCAGAAGAAGAAGGTCCGCAATATTCATTATTACTAACGGTTGCCTTAGTTATTTCTACTTTTTTATTTAAAAATCTTTTTAACTATTTGGCCTCTCAACATTTAACGAAGGTAAAAAACGGAGTGCTCCGTGATTTAAGAGAAAAAATGTTCAGTAAAATTATCGCACTTCCTGTTTCCTATTATTCAGAAAAAAGAAAAGGTGATATCATGGCCAGAATGTTGGGTGATGTGAATGAAGTTCAAAACTCATTCTTTATGATTTTAGAATTAATTGTAAAAGAACCACTTACCATTTTGTTTGCCATCATAGCGATGATGAACATCAGTTTAAAATTGACGCTTTTTGTATTTGTTTTTATTCCAATTTCAGGATTTATCATTTCAAAAATTGGTAAAAGTTTAAAGTCGAAGTCGCAAAATGCACAAAAAGAAAACGGCTATTTAATCTCAATTGTAGAAGAAAGTTTGAGCGGATTAAAAGTTGTAAAGAGCTATAATGCTGAAAGCTATTTCAAAAACATCTTTAACAACTCGATTGACAAATTACTAAAATTAAATAACAGCATCGGTAAGAAAAACAACTTGGCTTCACCTATGAGTGAATTTATGGGAATTGTTGTGATTGCAATCTTACTTTGGTATGGTGGTAATTTAGTTTTAGTCGAACAATCCTTAAATGGTGCGTTGTTTATTGTTTATTTAGGATTAGCTTATAATATATTAACGCCTGCAAAAGCTATTTCGAAAGCATCTTATGCTGTAAAAAATGGATTGGCAGCAGCAGAACGTGTTTTTGAAGTATTGGAAGTAGAAAACATAATAACCGATAAACCAGATGCCATCAATAAGACAACATTTGAACAAAATATTTCTTTAGATAACATCAATTTCAAATATGAAGATGAGATTGTTTTGAAAAATTTCTCATTAACTATTCCCAAAGGAAAAACTGTCGCTTTAGTAGGTCAATCCGGTAGTGGTAAAAGTACCATTGCTAATTTACTCACTCGCTTTTATGATGTAAAAGAAGGAACTGTAAAAATTGATGGAATAAATATTAAAAACATGACTTTGCATTCTTTAAGAGATTTAATGGGATTAGTAACGCAAGATTCAATCCTATTTAATGATACCATCAAAAACAATATTCTTTTAGGAAAACAAAATGCAACAGATGATGAAATCATTGAAGCTTTAAAAATTGCCAATGCTTATGAATTTGTGAAAGATTTACCGAGCGGAATCAATACAAACATTGGTGATGCAGGTGGAAAATTATCCGGCGGACAAAAACAACGTCTTTCGATTGCTCGTGCTGTTTTGAAAAATCCTCCGATCATGATTTTGGATGAAGCTACTTCCGCATTAGATACAGAAAGCGAAAAATTCGTGCAAATTGCTTTAGAAAATATGATGCAAAATAGAACTTCAATAGTTATTGCTCACCGTCTTTCAACTATACAAAAAGCAGATTTGATTGTGGTAATGCAAAAAGGAGAAATTGTAGAGCAAGGAACGCACGATGAATTGTTAGCCAAAAACGGAATGTATTCTAAATTGGTGATGATGCAGTCGTTTGAGTAG
- a CDS encoding phospho-sugar mutase: MNIPQNILDKVNEWLTPVFDNETHKIIEEMMTSSPKELEESFYKNLEFGTGGMRGIMGVGTNRINKYTLGKNTQGLSDYILKSFPNEQTKVVIAYDCRHNSNTLAKVVADVFSANGIKVYLFSALRPTPILSFALKYLNCHAGIVLTASHNPPEYNGYKVYWQDGGQLVPPQDEEIIKLIEDLKYSEIKFSANEDLIEYIDTEVDQAFIKSSIENASFNTPKAAKENLKIVFTSLHGTSITLIPETLAKAGYTDVNIVKEQEVPDGNFPTVKSPNPEEPEALLMATDLAEKIKADIVIGTDPDGDRLGIAVRNSEGKMTLLNGNQTMVIMTAFLLEQWKRAGKITGNEFIGSTIVSTPMMTEIASGYGVECKVGLTGFKWIAKMIKDFPNQKFIGGGEESFGYMVGDAVRDKDAIAATLLVCEVAAQAKAAGSTLYQELLNLYVDFGFYKEYLISLTKKGIEGANEIKQMMIDLRENPLKEINNQRVVCVEDYQNSTVLNLFTNEIEPLHIPKSDVLIYYLEDGTKICARPSGTEPKIKFYFSVNEPLDSIKNFKKVEADLDQKIKNIVAEMQLN, from the coding sequence ATGAATATTCCACAAAACATCTTAGACAAAGTAAACGAATGGTTAACGCCGGTATTTGATAATGAAACACACAAAATAATTGAAGAAATGATGACTTCTTCGCCTAAAGAACTAGAAGAAAGTTTTTATAAAAATCTAGAATTCGGAACCGGCGGAATGCGTGGAATCATGGGCGTTGGAACCAACAGAATTAACAAGTATACGCTTGGAAAAAACACACAAGGTCTTTCCGATTATATTTTAAAATCATTTCCTAACGAACAAACCAAAGTTGTTATTGCCTATGATTGCCGTCATAACAGCAACACATTAGCCAAAGTGGTTGCCGATGTTTTTTCGGCGAACGGAATTAAAGTGTATTTATTTTCGGCTTTACGCCCTACTCCTATTTTATCTTTTGCTCTAAAATATTTGAATTGTCATGCCGGAATCGTTTTAACCGCATCGCACAATCCGCCGGAATACAACGGATACAAAGTATATTGGCAAGATGGCGGACAATTAGTTCCACCACAAGACGAAGAAATCATCAAATTAATTGAAGATTTAAAATACAGCGAAATCAAATTTTCAGCTAACGAAGATTTAATCGAATATATTGATACGGAAGTTGATCAAGCTTTCATCAAATCATCTATAGAAAATGCTAGTTTTAACACGCCAAAAGCAGCGAAAGAAAATTTAAAAATTGTTTTCACATCGTTGCACGGAACTTCCATTACTTTGATTCCTGAAACATTGGCAAAAGCAGGTTATACCGATGTAAATATCGTAAAAGAACAAGAAGTACCAGACGGAAATTTTCCAACTGTAAAATCGCCAAATCCCGAAGAACCGGAAGCTTTGTTAATGGCAACTGATTTAGCTGAAAAAATAAAAGCTGATATCGTAATCGGAACCGATCCTGATGGAGATCGATTAGGAATTGCCGTTCGAAATTCAGAAGGAAAAATGACGTTATTAAACGGAAACCAAACCATGGTCATCATGACCGCCTTTTTATTGGAACAATGGAAACGTGCTGGCAAAATCACCGGAAATGAATTTATAGGTTCAACCATTGTATCAACGCCAATGATGACTGAAATTGCTTCTGGTTATGGCGTAGAATGCAAAGTTGGATTAACCGGTTTCAAATGGATTGCCAAAATGATTAAAGATTTTCCAAACCAAAAATTCATTGGCGGTGGCGAAGAAAGTTTTGGTTACATGGTGGGCGATGCCGTTCGCGATAAAGATGCTATTGCCGCTACCCTACTCGTTTGCGAAGTGGCTGCTCAGGCAAAAGCTGCCGGAAGCACGTTGTATCAAGAACTTTTAAACTTGTATGTTGATTTTGGATTTTATAAAGAATATTTAATTTCATTAACCAAAAAAGGAATTGAAGGAGCCAATGAAATCAAGCAAATGATGATTGATTTACGCGAAAATCCGTTGAAAGAAATTAATAATCAACGCGTGGTTTGTGTGGAAGATTATCAAAATTCTACCGTTTTGAATTTATTTACCAATGAAATTGAACCCCTACACATTCCAAAATCGGATGTGTTGATTTATTATTTGGAAGACGGAACCAAAATCTGTGCCCGCCCAAGCGGAACGGAACCAAAAATTAAATTCTATTTTAGTGTTAATGAACCACTTGATTCTATTAAGAATTTCAAAAAAGTAGAAGCTGATTTAGATCAAAAAATTAAAAACATTGTGGCAGAAATGCAACTCAACTAA
- a CDS encoding ORF6N domain-containing protein, translating into MKLEIIQQQIIELRDQKVMLDFHLADLYEIETKVLKQAVKRNINRFPNDFMFELSKEEFESLRSQIVTSKRGGLRYMPFAFTEQGVAMLSSVLNSDKAIAINIAIMRTFVSLRQFALNYKELNDKITEIEKQFPDIYKILNFLMDKENSTSSKERNKIGFKK; encoded by the coding sequence ATGAAATTAGAAATTATTCAACAACAAATCATCGAGTTAAGAGATCAAAAAGTAATGCTCGATTTTCATTTAGCCGATTTGTATGAAATCGAAACAAAAGTTCTAAAACAAGCTGTCAAACGAAATATAAATCGTTTTCCAAATGATTTTATGTTTGAACTTAGTAAAGAAGAATTTGAAAGTTTGAGGTCACAAATTGTGACATCAAAAAGAGGTGGATTGCGGTATATGCCATTTGCCTTTACAGAACAAGGAGTTGCAATGCTTTCAAGCGTTTTAAATTCTGATAAAGCAATCGCCATAAACATTGCCATTATGAGAACATTTGTTTCGCTGAGGCAATTTGCACTGAATTACAAAGAATTAAATGATAAAATAACCGAAATAGAAAAGCAATTTCCTGACATCTATAAAATTTTAAATTTTTTAATGGATAAAGAAAATTCAACTTCATCGAAAGAACGAAATAAAATAGGATTTAAAAAATAA
- a CDS encoding glycosyltransferase family 2 protein, whose translation MNLSIVIPLLNEEDSLQELHDWIVLVMNSNNFSYEIIFIDDGSTDNSWNVIESLSNQNPNVKAIRFLKNFGKSQALHAGFAKAQGDVVITMDADLQDNPEEIPELYDLVLNQNYDLVSGWKKKRYDSIISKNLPSKLFNWAARRTSGVQLNDFNCGLKAYRNLVIKNIEVSGEMHRYIPVLAKNAGFSKIGEKVVKHQARKYGETKFGMERFINGFLDLITIWFLSRFGKRPMHLFGAWGVLMFIIGFGSAGYIGISKLYRMYNDLPYDLVANSPYFYISLTTMIIGTQLFLAGFLGEIILRSKESSENYKISNELNMN comes from the coding sequence ATGAATTTATCCATAGTTATTCCATTACTTAACGAAGAAGATTCACTCCAAGAACTTCATGATTGGATTGTGCTTGTCATGAATTCCAATAATTTTAGCTACGAAATTATTTTTATTGATGATGGTAGTACTGATAATTCATGGAATGTAATTGAATCACTATCTAATCAAAATCCGAACGTAAAGGCCATTCGATTTCTAAAAAACTTCGGAAAATCACAAGCTCTTCATGCCGGATTTGCCAAAGCTCAAGGCGACGTTGTGATTACGATGGATGCTGATTTACAAGACAATCCTGAAGAAATTCCGGAATTATATGATTTAGTTTTAAATCAAAACTATGATTTGGTTTCCGGATGGAAGAAAAAAAGATATGATTCAATTATTTCTAAAAACTTACCATCTAAATTATTCAATTGGGCTGCTCGAAGAACTTCCGGTGTTCAATTAAATGATTTCAATTGTGGTTTAAAAGCTTACAGAAATCTTGTCATCAAAAACATTGAAGTTTCGGGTGAAATGCATCGGTACATTCCAGTGTTAGCCAAAAATGCCGGTTTTTCTAAAATTGGTGAAAAGGTAGTGAAGCATCAAGCCAGAAAATATGGAGAAACTAAGTTTGGAATGGAACGTTTTATCAATGGTTTTTTGGATTTAATCACCATTTGGTTTTTGTCCCGATTCGGAAAAAGACCGATGCATCTTTTTGGTGCTTGGGGTGTTTTGATGTTTATCATCGGATTTGGCTCTGCTGGTTATATCGGAATTTCAAAATTATACAGAATGTATAACGATTTACCCTATGATTTAGTGGCAAATAGTCCGTATTTTTACATTTCGCTTACCACTATGATCATTGGAACTCAATTATTTTTAGCCGGATTTTTAGGTGAAATTATATTACGCAGTAAAGAATCAAGTGAAAATTATAAAATTTCAAACGAATTAAATATGAATTAA
- a CDS encoding DUF4199 domain-containing protein, with amino-acid sequence MENTIKKNGSTYGLILGIILVLFTTIMYVVDLSLFTSTWVGIVNFIIIIGFGIYTSIINKKLLKGIMTYKQAFLSFILPIIIGMALYVLYNILLFNVIDPEAKEVITDNIVKMTRDMMAKFNVPAADINKAITEIENKDNFGPWPQIQSYFFMIVFYSVLGLLVALIFKTPANKE; translated from the coding sequence ATGGAAAATACTATCAAAAAGAACGGCTCAACTTACGGTTTAATTTTAGGAATAATTTTAGTTCTCTTTACCACCATCATGTATGTGGTTGATTTATCATTATTTACAAGTACTTGGGTTGGAATAGTCAATTTTATTATTATAATTGGTTTTGGAATCTACACTTCAATTATCAATAAAAAACTTCTCAAAGGTATAATGACTTACAAACAAGCTTTTTTGAGTTTTATATTACCAATTATAATTGGAATGGCACTATACGTTTTATATAATATTCTACTATTTAATGTAATTGATCCAGAAGCAAAGGAAGTTATTACCGATAACATTGTAAAAATGACACGTGATATGATGGCTAAATTTAATGTTCCAGCAGCAGATATCAACAAAGCAATTACGGAAATTGAAAATAAAGACAATTTTGGACCTTGGCCTCAAATTCAATCATATTTTTTTATGATTGTTTTCTATTCAGTTTTAGGTCTGTTAGTTGCCTTAATTTTTAAAACTCCTGCGAATAAAGAATAA
- a CDS encoding type B 50S ribosomal protein L31: MKKGIHPENYRLVAFKDMSNEDVFITKSTVETKETITHEGVEYPVFKMEISRTSHPFYTGKSKLIDTAGRIDKFKTKYASRAK, from the coding sequence ATGAAAAAAGGAATTCACCCAGAAAATTACAGATTAGTTGCTTTTAAAGACATGTCAAACGAAGATGTTTTTATCACTAAATCTACTGTTGAAACAAAAGAAACAATTACACACGAAGGAGTTGAATATCCGGTGTTTAAAATGGAGATATCAAGAACATCTCACCCATTTTATACAGGTAAATCTAAACTTATCGATACTGCAGGTCGTATTGATAAATTTAAAACTAAATATGCTAGCAGAGCTAAATAA
- a CDS encoding SPOR domain-containing protein, with amino-acid sequence MKTIFNTNQIVYCILLLFFFSSENSYSQLAVPFKVRYQSYVKGDMTVISNNIVNRKESRTFTSEPYNDISETAKLNDQFEMNYIDVDDDKSTFSSSSAGLNLENSSSKKIKYAGLYWSATYKYDSGIRDKKWNYVAVDDNRSSVNEIKLKLPGQNEYIDIYGDIIFDGLNIKNFKESAPYAVYADVTKHIQSLQNPNGEYTVANIRATQGIISGGVAGGWTLFLVYEDETETGKFITSFDGFVGITARPVEILYSGFSTLPEGKVNAKLAGSVLEGDRNLVGDQLEIKSGESKNYTLLSHSLKPVDNFFNSTIVINDSYFENRKPNSMNTLGFDTFLIPIENENNAVIQNNSTKVSLKLKSSGDRYSMFFSAFNVEVQDPTEKIESELISSNVTTKNSDIVMSDAVKVISSEKPNNSTSAKEENKPQSNQYKSNTELTATEIKAEMEKLLVDESVKKIETKFYSIRDMIKESEKLNAEIDETKSKKRITVLPGADVLIPNQPKGYYVVANVFAKPNNAERFEAKLKKKGLDAQILYNPTTNLKSVYIGKFGTWSDAVKFYYSNAEGKYTDELWIMLVNTSTGTIL; translated from the coding sequence ATGAAAACTATTTTTAACACTAATCAAATTGTATATTGCATTCTACTATTATTCTTTTTTTCGAGCGAAAACAGTTACTCTCAACTCGCAGTTCCATTTAAAGTTCGTTATCAATCGTATGTAAAAGGTGACATGACAGTTATTTCAAATAACATTGTTAATCGAAAAGAAAGTAGAACTTTTACTTCAGAACCTTATAATGACATTAGTGAAACTGCAAAATTAAACGATCAATTTGAAATGAATTACATTGACGTTGATGATGACAAATCAACCTTCAGCTCAAGTTCAGCAGGACTAAATTTAGAGAATTCATCGTCAAAAAAAATAAAATATGCAGGATTATATTGGTCTGCCACCTATAAATATGACTCAGGAATTAGAGATAAAAAATGGAATTATGTTGCTGTTGATGATAACCGATCTTCCGTAAACGAAATTAAATTAAAACTTCCAGGCCAAAATGAGTATATCGATATTTATGGTGACATTATTTTTGATGGTTTAAACATTAAAAATTTCAAAGAAAGTGCTCCTTATGCGGTTTATGCCGATGTTACAAAGCACATTCAATCTCTTCAAAATCCAAATGGAGAATATACCGTTGCAAATATTAGAGCGACACAAGGCATAATTAGTGGTGGTGTTGCAGGTGGTTGGACATTATTTTTAGTGTATGAAGATGAAACTGAGACAGGTAAATTTATCACTTCATTTGATGGTTTTGTGGGAATTACAGCCAGACCGGTTGAGATTTTATACAGCGGATTCAGCACCCTTCCGGAAGGAAAGGTAAATGCAAAATTAGCCGGATCAGTTTTAGAAGGCGATAGAAATTTAGTTGGTGATCAATTAGAAATTAAATCGGGAGAAAGTAAGAATTACACCTTACTAAGTCATTCCTTAAAACCGGTTGATAATTTCTTTAATAGTACGATTGTTATTAATGATTCCTATTTTGAAAATAGAAAACCAAACAGTATGAATACGTTGGGATTCGACACTTTTTTAATTCCTATTGAAAATGAAAACAATGCAGTAATTCAAAATAACAGCACAAAGGTTTCATTAAAATTAAAATCATCCGGCGATAGATATTCAATGTTTTTTAGTGCTTTTAATGTTGAAGTACAAGATCCTACGGAAAAAATTGAATCTGAATTAATCTCTTCTAACGTAACTACCAAAAACTCAGACATTGTAATGTCAGATGCTGTTAAAGTAATTTCATCCGAAAAACCAAATAATTCAACTTCTGCAAAAGAAGAAAACAAACCGCAATCAAATCAATACAAAAGTAATACGGAGCTTACGGCAACGGAAATTAAAGCAGAAATGGAAAAACTTTTAGTTGATGAATCTGTCAAAAAAATTGAAACCAAATTTTACAGTATTCGCGACATGATTAAAGAAAGTGAAAAATTAAATGCTGAAATTGATGAAACTAAATCAAAAAAAAGAATTACTGTTTTGCCCGGAGCCGATGTTTTAATCCCAAATCAACCCAAAGGATATTATGTGGTTGCCAACGTTTTTGCAAAACCAAATAATGCAGAACGATTTGAAGCTAAATTGAAAAAGAAAGGATTAGATGCTCAAATTTTATATAATCCAACCACTAATTTAAAAAGTGTATATATTGGAAAATTTGGAACTTGGTCTGATGCTGTTAAATTCTATTATTCAAATGCCGAAGGGAAATATACTGATGAATTATGGATTATGCTGGTAAACACATCAACCGGAACAATTTTATAA
- a CDS encoding alpha/beta hydrolase yields MWLPQNYSPKKKYAVLYMHDGQMLFDAKTTFNQSEWGVDECLTQLFREGKIKNTIVVGIWNTKENRHQEYFPQKPYENLSKEDREKVGMSLEKIGLSKELKPNSDNYLKFIVEELKPFVDNTYSTLQNKENTFITGSSMGGLISMYAICEYPQIFGGAACLSTHWPGTFEVENNPIPESFYTYLKDKLPNPTNNKIYFDYGTVDLDAMYPPLQAKVDGIMISKGFTKENWITIKFEGENHSENAWKKRLHIPMEFLLKR; encoded by the coding sequence ATTTGGCTTCCGCAAAACTATTCTCCCAAAAAGAAATATGCTGTTTTATACATGCATGACGGACAAATGCTGTTTGATGCCAAAACAACTTTTAATCAATCAGAATGGGGCGTTGATGAATGTTTGACACAACTTTTCCGTGAAGGAAAAATAAAAAACACTATTGTTGTGGGTATTTGGAATACAAAAGAAAATAGACATCAAGAATATTTTCCTCAAAAACCGTATGAAAATTTATCTAAAGAAGACAGAGAAAAAGTGGGCATGTCATTAGAAAAAATTGGTTTATCTAAAGAACTCAAACCGAATTCTGATAATTATTTAAAATTTATTGTTGAAGAACTCAAACCTTTTGTTGACAACACTTATTCAACATTACAAAACAAAGAAAATACTTTTATAACCGGTTCCAGTATGGGCGGATTAATTTCGATGTATGCCATTTGCGAATATCCTCAAATATTTGGCGGGGCGGCTTGTTTATCAACGCATTGGCCGGGAACTTTTGAAGTTGAAAATAATCCGATACCGGAATCTTTTTACACATATTTAAAAGATAAACTACCTAATCCTACTAATAATAAAATCTATTTTGATTACGGTACCGTTGATCTTGATGCAATGTATCCTCCTTTACAAGCAAAAGTTGATGGAATCATGATTTCAAAAGGTTTTACTAAAGAAAACTGGATAACTATAAAGTTTGAAGGTGAAAATCATTCGGAAAATGCTTGGAAAAAACGACTTCACATTCCAATGGAGTTTTTGCTCAAAAGATAA